In a genomic window of Desulfobotulus pelophilus:
- the dxs gene encoding 1-deoxy-D-xylulose-5-phosphate synthase, with amino-acid sequence MALLDTIHSPADLKQLDRSDLPRLASEIRAKIIDVTSRNGGHLASSLGAVELTLAIHYVFDTPRDRLIWDVGHQSYAHKLVTGRSQAFDTLRKPGGISGFPRITESIYDAFSTGHSSTSISAGLGMAHGKKLSGDAHKIVAVIGDGSMTAGLAYEALNHAGDSRGNLLVILNDNDMSISPNVGALSSFLSRTFSAKYLQDLRAEFGRFLKSLPKIGDDVYQLAKRTEESFKAFTTPGMLFEAFNFDYFGPINGHRLDHLIDILENIKTLDEPVLLHVTTRKGMGYPPAEKNPTLFHGIAPFDIRTGIKHPSPPSAPAYTDIFGQTICHMAEENPALLAITAAMPEGTGLSAFAKQYKDRFFDVGIAEQHAVTFAAGLATEGYRPVVAIYSTFLQRAYDQIIHDVCLDGHPVLFAIDRAGFVGDDGPTHHGLFDMAFLRPIPNLVIMAPRNEAQLVAMLKTGIGHNGPCAIRYPRGAGTGAAVNWETEPLKIGKGEVLRNGRDLTLLALGRPVQEALSAADILAEEGIDAAVVDARFLKPLDQDLLREIGSSQKPVITLEEGVAAGGFGSSVLEFFAEEGLICPLKRVGIPDRFMAHGHPDELRKACGLDAHSIVQVARNLLKKAAA; translated from the coding sequence TTGGCCTTACTGGATACCATCCATTCACCGGCAGACCTGAAACAACTGGATCGTTCGGATCTTCCCCGTCTTGCCAGTGAAATTCGTGCAAAAATTATTGATGTGACTTCCCGAAATGGTGGTCACCTTGCTTCCAGCCTCGGAGCAGTGGAACTGACCCTTGCCATTCACTATGTCTTTGACACTCCCAGAGACCGGCTTATATGGGATGTGGGCCATCAGTCCTATGCCCACAAACTTGTTACCGGCCGCAGTCAGGCCTTTGATACTCTAAGAAAACCCGGTGGCATTTCTGGCTTTCCCCGTATTACGGAAAGTATCTATGATGCCTTCAGCACAGGCCATTCCAGCACATCCATTTCCGCCGGGCTGGGCATGGCCCATGGAAAAAAACTTTCCGGAGACGCCCACAAGATTGTGGCCGTTATCGGAGACGGATCCATGACCGCAGGACTGGCCTATGAGGCTCTCAACCATGCAGGAGATTCCAGGGGGAACCTTCTGGTCATCCTGAATGACAATGATATGTCCATTTCACCCAATGTGGGAGCCCTGTCTTCTTTTTTAAGCCGCACATTTTCGGCCAAATACCTTCAGGACCTCCGCGCTGAATTCGGCAGATTTTTGAAGTCACTTCCTAAAATAGGCGATGATGTCTATCAGCTGGCAAAACGTACCGAAGAATCCTTCAAGGCTTTTACTACGCCCGGCATGCTCTTTGAGGCTTTTAACTTTGATTATTTTGGCCCCATCAACGGGCACAGGCTGGACCATCTGATTGACATACTGGAAAATATCAAAACCCTTGATGAGCCTGTCCTTCTCCATGTAACCACTCGAAAAGGAATGGGATATCCACCAGCCGAAAAAAATCCTACCCTTTTTCACGGTATTGCCCCCTTCGATATCCGGACAGGAATCAAGCACCCTTCCCCGCCTTCTGCTCCGGCCTATACGGATATTTTCGGACAAACCATCTGCCATATGGCAGAAGAAAATCCGGCCCTTCTGGCCATTACAGCAGCCATGCCTGAGGGAACCGGTCTTTCCGCCTTTGCAAAACAATACAAGGATCGTTTTTTTGATGTGGGTATAGCAGAACAACATGCGGTCACGTTTGCCGCTGGCCTAGCAACGGAGGGTTACCGGCCTGTGGTGGCCATCTATTCCACCTTTCTGCAGCGGGCCTATGATCAGATTATCCATGATGTCTGCCTTGACGGACATCCCGTTCTTTTCGCCATTGACCGGGCAGGATTTGTGGGTGACGATGGCCCTACTCACCATGGTCTCTTCGATATGGCTTTCCTCCGACCCATTCCCAACCTGGTGATTATGGCTCCCAGAAATGAAGCCCAGCTGGTTGCCATGCTGAAAACCGGCATAGGCCACAATGGTCCCTGTGCCATACGTTATCCCAGGGGAGCGGGCACAGGAGCGGCTGTTAACTGGGAAACGGAACCGCTGAAAATTGGCAAGGGAGAAGTTTTGCGAAATGGCAGGGATCTGACCCTTCTGGCACTGGGCCGACCTGTTCAGGAGGCCCTTTCTGCGGCGGACATATTAGCGGAAGAAGGCATTGATGCGGCCGTTGTGGATGCCAGATTCCTAAAACCCCTTGATCAGGATCTGCTCAGGGAAATAGGCTCCAGCCAAAAACCTGTGATCACACTGGAAGAAGGCGTGGCTGCGGGCGGTTTCGGCAGTTCCGTACTGGAATTTTTTGCAGAAGAAGGCCTGATTTGCCCCCTGAAACGAGTGGGAATACCGGACCGGTTCATGGCCCATGGACATCCGGATGAACTCAGAAAGGCCTGTG
- a CDS encoding polyprenyl synthetase family protein gives MNPDLATYLAQCHQWMEDALKECLVRMSSPSPRLQAAMFHSLMAGGKRLRPVLCMAAAETILENRLDAMEMCREVACSLELIHTYSLIHDDLPAMDNDDLRRGIPTCHRAFDEGTAILAGDALLTFAFECMASSKHKHKNPGLLIEIIGEIARSAGPRGMVAGQMLDLASEGRKIEREELETLHKLKTAALIEVSVKSGALLAGASPRQMQSLSLYGSLLGLAFQVTDDLLDVTGDPLEMGKAAGSDAQSQKATYPSLLGLEATQSLASELILGALDSLKDFGTGADSLRLLASYVLERRK, from the coding sequence ATGAATCCGGACCTTGCGACGTATCTGGCGCAGTGCCATCAATGGATGGAAGATGCCCTTAAGGAATGTCTTGTTCGGATGTCTTCTCCCTCCCCACGTCTTCAGGCAGCCATGTTCCATTCTCTGATGGCCGGCGGAAAGCGGCTGCGGCCCGTATTATGTATGGCTGCAGCCGAAACCATTCTGGAAAACAGGCTGGATGCCATGGAGATGTGCAGGGAGGTGGCCTGCAGCCTCGAATTGATCCACACCTATTCCCTCATCCATGACGACCTGCCGGCCATGGACAACGATGATCTTCGCAGGGGCATTCCCACATGCCACAGGGCCTTTGATGAAGGAACGGCCATACTGGCAGGAGACGCCCTCCTGACTTTTGCATTCGAATGCATGGCATCTTCGAAACACAAGCATAAAAACCCCGGACTTCTGATCGAGATCATAGGAGAAATTGCCAGATCAGCCGGTCCCCGGGGCATGGTTGCAGGACAGATGCTGGATCTTGCCTCCGAAGGCAGAAAAATAGAACGTGAGGAACTGGAAACCCTGCACAAACTGAAAACGGCTGCACTGATAGAAGTATCCGTAAAAAGTGGTGCCCTTCTGGCCGGAGCAAGCCCCCGGCAGATGCAGTCCCTTTCTCTCTATGGCAGTCTTCTGGGACTGGCTTTTCAGGTAACGGATGATCTTCTTGATGTGACAGGAGATCCTTTGGAGATGGGCAAGGCGGCAGGCTCCGATGCCCAGAGTCAGAAAGCCACCTACCCTTCCCTGCTCGGCCTGGAGGCGACACAATCCCTGGCATCGGAACTTATTCTGGGTGCGCTGGACAGCCTGAAGGATTTTGGTACGGGAGCGGATTCCCTTCGACTGCTGGCTTCCTATGTACTGGAACGCAGAAAATGA
- the xseB gene encoding exodeoxyribonuclease VII small subunit — protein sequence MAKKSFEEALAQLQGIVEELETGDLPLEKAIRKFEDGMKLSKYCNDCLDDAESRLTKLTESGEERPFLPSPPSEEESFT from the coding sequence ATGGCTAAAAAAAGCTTTGAAGAAGCCCTTGCGCAATTACAGGGCATTGTGGAAGAACTGGAAACGGGTGATCTTCCTTTGGAAAAAGCTATCCGAAAATTTGAGGACGGCATGAAACTTTCCAAATATTGCAATGACTGTCTGGATGATGCGGAGTCCAGACTTACCAAACTCACCGAGTCAGGAGAAGAACGGCCTTTTCTGCCGTCTCCCCCTTCTGAAGAGGAATCCTTTACATGA
- the xseA gene encoding exodeoxyribonuclease VII large subunit, whose translation MGKETRKIHTVSELTSDIRSRLESAYPFVWITGEVSNLSKPSSGHLYFVLKDQEAQIAAIMFRGQNRQLRFQVENGLKAIGFGRLSVYSPRGSYQLILEYLEPSGAGSLQLAFEQLKIRLEAEGLFDAACKRKLPFLPLRISLITSPDGAALHDMLKVLRNRFPALSIEIAPVRVQGQEAAGDICRAFALINEKRASDIIILARGGGSLEDLAAFNSEAVARSIFNSEIPVITGVGHETDFTIADFVADYRASTPTAAAEAAVPHKKELQSRLSAMEKQLTNAFRKQLERLREKNRNRTEKLLHPSRHLALCRMRVDDTEQKLIRRFQRLLTWKARQASWTQKAISPTLLIRRLQKDHETLSTLHKGLHLLLERELHQHRMITKNLTLRLENLSPFSILDRGYAVARVLPGQTVLKHTRNLCIGDRVEILLASGTVHCRIEEIDHG comes from the coding sequence TTGGGAAAAGAAACCCGAAAAATCCATACCGTATCCGAACTCACTTCGGATATCCGTTCCCGTCTGGAGTCCGCCTATCCCTTTGTATGGATTACAGGTGAAGTTTCCAATCTGTCAAAACCCTCTTCCGGACACCTGTATTTTGTCCTGAAAGATCAGGAAGCACAGATAGCGGCCATTATGTTCCGGGGTCAGAACCGCCAGCTCCGTTTTCAGGTTGAAAATGGACTCAAAGCCATCGGTTTCGGACGGCTTTCCGTATACTCTCCCCGGGGCAGTTACCAGCTCATTCTGGAATATCTGGAACCTTCCGGCGCGGGCTCCCTCCAGCTGGCCTTTGAACAGCTCAAGATCCGTCTGGAGGCCGAAGGTCTGTTTGATGCTGCCTGCAAGCGAAAGCTTCCCTTTCTTCCCCTTCGCATCAGTTTAATCACCTCTCCGGATGGCGCCGCCCTCCATGACATGCTCAAGGTTTTACGCAACCGGTTTCCTGCACTCTCCATAGAAATAGCTCCGGTACGGGTTCAGGGGCAGGAAGCAGCAGGTGATATCTGTCGGGCCTTTGCACTGATTAATGAAAAGAGGGCCAGTGATATTATCATCCTGGCCCGGGGCGGCGGATCCCTTGAGGATCTGGCTGCCTTTAACAGTGAGGCTGTTGCCCGCTCCATTTTTAATTCCGAAATTCCCGTTATCACGGGAGTGGGTCATGAAACGGACTTCACCATTGCCGATTTTGTAGCTGACTACAGGGCATCGACCCCTACGGCAGCAGCGGAAGCCGCTGTTCCGCACAAAAAGGAGTTGCAATCCAGGCTTTCTGCTATGGAAAAACAGCTTACAAACGCCTTTAGAAAACAATTGGAACGGCTCAGGGAAAAAAATCGTAACCGTACGGAAAAACTGCTGCACCCCAGCCGTCATCTGGCTCTTTGTCGCATGCGCGTCGATGATACGGAACAGAAACTGATCCGGCGGTTTCAACGCCTGCTGACATGGAAAGCACGGCAGGCCTCATGGACACAGAAAGCCATCTCCCCTACCCTGTTGATACGCCGGTTGCAGAAGGACCATGAAACATTATCGACCTTGCATAAGGGGCTCCATCTTCTTCTTGAGCGTGAGTTGCATCAGCACCGCATGATCACAAAAAATCTGACCCTCCGGCTGGAAAACCTGAGTCCTTTTTCCATTCTGGACCGTGGCTATGCCGTAGCCCGTGTCCTTCCCGGGCAGACAGTTCTCAAACACACCCGAAATCTCTGCATTGGAGACAGGGTAGAAATTCTGCTGGCAAGCGGAACCGTCCACTGCCGTATTGAGGAAATAGACCATGGCTAA
- a CDS encoding Bax inhibitor-1/YccA family protein, with the protein MEKILAPNEATRAHVNGFIQSVYNWMAIGLAVTGGLAYLVSEMFVVPPGLFLILVVAQLGMVFVLAGKIQSLSASTATGLFVLYAALNGVTLSWIFLVYTNASIVSTFFICALTFAAASAYGMVTKKDLTSFGGFLMMGLIGIIIASVVNLFLRSPAMTMIVSYIGVFVFVGLAAWDTQKIKQMALSQPADLDNATLRKGAIFGALSLYLDFINLFIMMLHIFGNRD; encoded by the coding sequence ATGGAAAAGATCCTTGCTCCCAATGAAGCCACCCGCGCCCATGTGAACGGCTTTATTCAGAGTGTCTACAACTGGATGGCCATTGGTCTTGCCGTTACCGGAGGTCTGGCTTATCTGGTTTCAGAGATGTTTGTGGTACCACCCGGTCTTTTTCTTATTCTTGTTGTTGCTCAGCTGGGAATGGTGTTCGTGCTTGCGGGTAAAATTCAGTCCCTTTCCGCTTCAACGGCCACGGGGCTTTTTGTTCTGTACGCGGCGCTCAACGGAGTCACCCTTTCCTGGATCTTTTTAGTTTATACCAATGCGTCCATTGTCTCCACATTCTTTATCTGTGCCCTGACCTTTGCCGCTGCCAGTGCCTATGGCATGGTGACCAAAAAAGATCTGACAAGTTTTGGTGGCTTTCTGATGATGGGACTCATTGGTATCATCATTGCCTCCGTGGTCAATCTTTTTCTGCGTAGCCCTGCTATGACCATGATTGTCAGCTATATCGGCGTATTTGTTTTTGTGGGACTGGCTGCCTGGGATACACAGAAAATTAAGCAGATGGCACTGTCACAGCCTGCCGATCTGGATAACGCCACCCTGAGAAAAGGCGCTATTTTTGGTGCCCTCTCTCTTTACCTGGATTTCATCAACCTTTTTATTATGATGCTGCATATCTTTGGGAACAGGGATTGA
- a CDS encoding mannose-1-phosphate guanylyltransferase/mannose-6-phosphate isomerase: MKKNVIVPIILAGGSGSRLWPLSRQLYPKQLIALNSSRTMLQETALRLANLSEAVSPIVICNDDHRFMVAEQLRQLNICPETILLEPEGRNTAPAIAVCAMEAASRHNDPLILVLPADHFIADTQAFLSAVREGAGEAEKDRLITFGIVPDGPETGYGYIQKGVPLSSCAFAIERFVEKPDLETATSYVASGNYFWNSGMFLFKASTILEELRTLVPEILSNCEAARRKAATDLDFIRLDGPSFHASPSDSIDYAVMEKTQKGAMIPLKAGWSDLGSWEALWQVGEKDLQSNVIHGDVLTHDVRNSFLHAESRLVAAVGLENHIVVETPDAVLVSPRDRVQDVRKMVDYMRLIGRGEAISHRRVYRPWGSYETIAMDNRFQVKRITVKPGAKLSAQKHYHRAEHWVVVRGTAVVQRGDEEILLREDESIYIPLGVTHRLENPGKIPLDLIEVQSGSYLGEDDIVRFDDVYGRVKDPDAKNATPSA; the protein is encoded by the coding sequence ATGAAAAAAAATGTCATTGTCCCTATTATCCTTGCAGGCGGATCCGGATCCAGGCTGTGGCCCCTTTCCCGCCAGCTCTACCCCAAACAGCTCATTGCTCTGAACAGCTCCCGTACCATGCTGCAGGAAACCGCGTTGCGCCTTGCCAATTTATCCGAAGCTGTCAGTCCCATTGTCATATGCAATGATGATCACCGTTTTATGGTTGCAGAACAACTGCGTCAGCTCAATATCTGTCCAGAAACCATTCTGCTTGAACCGGAAGGACGCAACACGGCTCCAGCCATTGCCGTCTGCGCCATGGAAGCCGCATCCCGTCATAATGACCCACTGATTCTCGTACTTCCGGCCGATCACTTCATTGCGGATACGCAAGCATTTTTGTCTGCTGTCCGGGAAGGGGCAGGGGAGGCGGAAAAGGACAGGCTCATCACCTTTGGCATTGTACCCGATGGCCCGGAAACAGGATATGGCTATATCCAGAAAGGAGTCCCCCTTTCTTCCTGTGCCTTTGCCATTGAACGATTTGTGGAAAAACCGGATCTGGAAACGGCCACTTCCTATGTGGCTTCAGGAAATTACTTCTGGAATTCCGGCATGTTTCTTTTCAAGGCATCCACCATACTGGAAGAACTGCGCACGCTGGTTCCGGAAATACTCTCCAACTGTGAAGCGGCCCGGAGAAAGGCCGCAACGGACCTGGATTTTATCCGCCTGGATGGGCCCAGCTTTCATGCCTCTCCTTCCGATTCCATAGACTATGCCGTTATGGAGAAAACCCAAAAGGGTGCCATGATCCCCCTGAAAGCAGGGTGGAGTGATCTCGGCTCATGGGAAGCTCTCTGGCAGGTTGGGGAAAAAGATTTACAATCCAATGTCATTCATGGCGATGTACTGACCCATGATGTCCGGAACTCATTTCTCCATGCAGAAAGCCGTCTGGTGGCTGCCGTGGGCCTTGAAAATCATATAGTGGTGGAAACCCCGGACGCCGTGCTTGTTTCTCCCAGAGACAGGGTGCAGGATGTTCGTAAAATGGTGGATTACATGCGGCTCATAGGGAGGGGGGAAGCCATATCCCATCGAAGAGTCTACCGCCCCTGGGGCAGCTATGAAACCATTGCCATGGATAATCGTTTCCAGGTTAAACGGATCACCGTTAAACCGGGAGCCAAGCTTTCCGCACAAAAACATTACCATCGGGCGGAACACTGGGTTGTGGTGAGGGGAACGGCTGTGGTGCAGAGAGGTGATGAGGAAATTCTTCTCAGGGAAGACGAATCCATTTATATTCCTCTGGGTGTGACCCACAGGCTGGAAAATCCGGGGAAAATACCTCTGGATCTCATTGAGGTTCAGTCCGGGAGCTATTTGGGCGAAGACGACATCGTTCGTTTTGATGATGTGTACGGACGGGTTAAAGACCCTGACGCAAAGAACGCCACACCCTCTGCATAG
- the glmM gene encoding phosphoglucosamine mutase — MDNIFGTDGIRGRVGCPPMDARSVLGLGKAFGSWLRTRSGISGSSSPVVIIGRDTRYSGDMLAASLAAGLMEAGVHVIDDGILPTPAVALAVRAGHAHAGAVISASHNPYHDNGLKFFGKGGFKLSEKEEREITDRLHTPVETEPYPMGQKLLPVNCISDYMEFVIRSAAGTQASLKDLRLVLDTSNGAMFRAAPAVFQALGAEIHVLGAEPDGYNINEGVGSQHTERLSHRVCEVGAHAGLAFDGDGDRLIAVDASGHKISGDALLAIFARAALEEGTLHPPVLVSTVMSNLGLGQSLAEAGIRHEITGVGDRQVLERMQEHRALIGGEDSGHIIFLGPHCTGDGLFAAVKLAVLCLKTPLEKLASCMNLYPQVLINVPVKEKIPLETLAPVQNEMEAVRRTLGTAGRILVRYSGTESMCRIMVEAPTRDKAETYCRRIQDALQACTG; from the coding sequence ATGGACAACATTTTTGGCACAGACGGAATCCGTGGCCGTGTTGGCTGTCCTCCCATGGATGCCCGTAGTGTTCTTGGGCTTGGAAAAGCTTTTGGAAGCTGGCTGCGAACCCGATCAGGAATATCGGGTTCATCATCCCCCGTCGTTATCATCGGCCGTGATACCCGTTACTCCGGAGACATGCTTGCCGCATCCCTTGCCGCTGGCCTGATGGAAGCGGGGGTGCATGTTATCGATGACGGCATCCTTCCTACTCCTGCCGTGGCTCTGGCCGTCCGTGCCGGGCATGCCCATGCAGGAGCGGTTATTTCCGCATCCCATAATCCTTATCATGATAATGGTCTCAAGTTTTTCGGAAAAGGAGGCTTCAAGCTCAGCGAAAAGGAGGAAAGGGAGATTACGGACCGGCTGCACACCCCCGTGGAAACCGAGCCTTACCCCATGGGTCAAAAGCTTCTTCCCGTCAATTGTATTAGCGATTACATGGAGTTTGTTATCCGGAGTGCTGCCGGAACCCAGGCCTCCCTCAAGGATTTGCGTCTTGTTCTGGACACATCCAACGGTGCCATGTTCCGGGCTGCACCGGCCGTCTTTCAAGCCCTTGGTGCAGAGATCCATGTACTGGGCGCAGAACCCGATGGGTACAATATCAATGAAGGAGTTGGGTCACAGCATACGGAAAGGCTTTCCCATCGGGTATGTGAGGTCGGAGCCCATGCGGGTCTGGCTTTTGATGGCGACGGTGATCGGCTCATCGCCGTAGATGCTTCCGGGCACAAAATCAGCGGTGATGCGCTCCTTGCCATTTTTGCCAGAGCCGCCTTGGAAGAGGGGACTTTACATCCTCCCGTTCTGGTCAGCACGGTCATGAGTAACCTCGGCCTTGGTCAAAGCCTTGCAGAGGCAGGAATCCGGCATGAGATCACAGGGGTAGGCGATCGGCAGGTACTGGAACGCATGCAGGAACATCGGGCTCTCATTGGTGGGGAAGATTCGGGTCATATCATTTTTCTTGGCCCCCACTGTACAGGAGACGGTCTTTTTGCGGCAGTGAAACTTGCCGTGCTGTGTCTGAAGACTCCTCTGGAAAAACTGGCCTCCTGCATGAACCTTTATCCGCAGGTGCTGATCAATGTGCCTGTGAAAGAAAAAATCCCTTTGGAAACGCTGGCTCCAGTCCAAAACGAGATGGAAGCTGTGCGGAGAACACTAGGGACAGCCGGCCGTATCCTTGTGCGTTATTCGGGAACGGAATCCATGTGCCGGATAATGGTGGAAGCTCCCACCAGGGACAAAGCAGAAACTTACTGCCGAAGAATTCAGGATGCCCTCCAGGCCTGTACGGGATAA
- a CDS encoding protein GlmU has translation MPDPSQVFIADDIREKRIESGVTLHPGTRISGSDTLILRGSCLGGEGSTVLHNVRTGCHVHLKGGYFQEAVFLEGAQAGSGSHVRGGTILEERASIAHSVGLKQTILFPYVTLGSQINFCDILMAGGTGPDNHSEVGSSYIHFNFTPNQDKATASLIGDVPSGVMLNKPPVFLGGQGGLVGPCRLAFGTVVAAGTLQRKDELRENRLIFGSSLKAGNVERVPGKYPGLKKILQNNFTYIANLHALREWYRHVRHQFLDSTFPFELYEGLLLQVESGIAERIKRLIQLRNKVAAFHGEEKGIGRVWSEKADTVCALLGRDTRETESRNIIRHRADFLQTMKVKESYLSTLASMDDQWREAGRSWLQSLVDDRLQRAWEILSAQ, from the coding sequence ATGCCCGATCCCTCACAGGTTTTCATTGCCGATGATATCCGCGAAAAACGTATCGAGAGCGGAGTCACTCTCCATCCGGGCACACGGATCTCTGGCTCTGACACACTTATTCTTCGGGGGTCCTGCCTGGGAGGGGAGGGGAGCACGGTCCTTCACAATGTCCGCACTGGCTGCCATGTACACCTGAAAGGTGGTTATTTTCAGGAGGCGGTTTTTCTTGAGGGAGCGCAGGCAGGTTCCGGAAGCCATGTCCGTGGAGGAACAATCCTTGAGGAAAGGGCATCCATTGCCCATAGCGTGGGATTGAAGCAGACCATCCTTTTTCCCTACGTTACCCTCGGAAGCCAGATAAACTTCTGCGATATTCTCATGGCAGGCGGTACAGGGCCAGACAATCACAGTGAGGTGGGCAGCAGCTACATTCATTTTAATTTTACACCCAATCAGGATAAGGCAACGGCTTCCCTGATTGGGGACGTTCCTTCGGGCGTCATGCTCAACAAGCCTCCTGTTTTTCTCGGAGGACAAGGTGGCCTGGTAGGCCCATGTCGTCTGGCCTTTGGTACGGTTGTGGCAGCAGGTACCCTGCAGCGTAAAGATGAACTTCGTGAAAACCGGTTGATTTTTGGTTCCAGCCTCAAGGCAGGGAATGTGGAAAGAGTACCGGGGAAGTATCCTGGGCTGAAGAAAATTCTGCAAAATAACTTCACTTATATAGCCAATCTTCACGCCCTCAGGGAATGGTACCGGCATGTACGTCATCAATTTCTGGATTCAACGTTTCCCTTTGAACTGTATGAAGGCCTCCTTCTTCAGGTAGAATCCGGCATTGCTGAACGAATCAAGCGTCTTATCCAATTGCGGAATAAGGTTGCCGCTTTTCACGGAGAAGAGAAGGGCATAGGCAGAGTCTGGTCGGAAAAAGCGGATACTGTCTGCGCTCTCCTTGGCCGGGATACCCGTGAAACTGAAAGTAGGAATATCATCCGTCATCGTGCGGATTTTTTACAAACAATGAAGGTAAAAGAAAGCTATCTTTCCACCCTTGCCTCCATGGATGATCAATGGAGGGAGGCGGGGAGATCATGGCTTCAGTCTCTGGTGGATGATCGGCTTCAACGGGCATGGGAAATCCTCTCCGCCCAATGA